The sequence TGCATTTAATAGCACGTAACAAACACTCGcgataatgattaataattgaagtaataataatttataaatataaaaataaataatacaataacaataataatataattataaatataaatataatttagaattatatgttacaacaataattataactatatttaatcaaaacaataataattcttttcgcAACAGTACGCGAGAGAATTGGTCCGTTCGCTCAACCGGACATCATCCAGCACGCGCCGGGACTGCCAAAAACGCGATCGGGCAAGATTATGAGACGAATCCTGAGGAAGATTGCCGCGGGGGACAGAAATGTCGGCGACGTCTCCACGTTAGCCGACGAGGGCATCGTCGACATTCTTTTCCAGCTGAGGCCGCAAGTTTAGACAGTCCTCTTCGAAAGAAACTTTCTTGAAACGTAGTAATCTAGCcaaaacagaaagaaacaaaaaaagagaaagaccgGTGAGGTTCTTCTTTAGATCGCAAGAAAAGATAAACCGAGAGACCGGTACCGTAGGTGAGAAATTCAGAACGCGCGATTCGCTGTTCCAGAGAACGAAACTTCCCTTTTATATTAGAATCGTTTACCCTTCTTCGTTGATAGCCCGATACTTATACTGTGCTGCTCAATCTTCAAAGCTAAGTGTGCAAGAGCAAGGGAAATTGACCGCATGCGCCACCTCTTGGTCCTTCCAAGAAACATGGTAGCCGAATCTCTGCGCTCGCCAGATTCGGTAAATATAAAAAGTCGCCGCTgcgtaaaatgaaatttgatgttactgttttgttatatttcaCTTCCTAATATTCTGTTTTGTCTGCTTTCTTCGTCACGCAGTTCGGCTAATAACGTCAACTATTGTTGCGAGCATTCTGAATGGAAGAGGAGTCTTTGCCCCTGTGACTTTTTGGCTTTTAGGATTAACTTAAAACGCGAGAGCTGCACAGTAGTGctaatttatctatttactttgTAAGATGAACATCGTACGGTAACGGATACCATTACGTTTCCACAGTTTGTTGTTTATATTCGTTTGACAGCGTTCAACAATAGACCATATTGGTTATTGCGCTTGCCGAACGAATTGGGAGCTGCGAAACTGCTAATTCAAAGCGCGACGCGACACTAAACGAGATAATCAACTTATGAAAGTGCGACAAACAAACGAACGTTAAACGTGTTTACAATTTTACATGAATTGACGTTAAGAATAATACCGcatggtatatatatatacatatatgttaaCCGTTAATCGCGCACCGATCGACACATCATGTCAAGCGATATTTTCTCGGGCGCAGTTCCACTCGAAACGATTGCACGACGTTTGTCTGCGGGACGAAGAGTTTTATAATGACGCACGCCTGACACATGAGTTTACAAATGATTCGTCGATCGACATGAAAGTATCTCGAGAACttttgaagaatttataaaCGCTGTTCCGATTAGTTGCACTTCCCGGTGTGCATCTGTTACGGTAAACTCGATTACTCCGGAAATTATACATAACCGCCCGGCGATTATGCGTAATCGCAAATAACATTggagaataattatacataatcaccggGGGATTATGTGTAACTACCGCTTTATCATATTGCCTGTAACATAATCCATTGTAAACGTACGCGAAGGAACTCCATTCGTTTTCATTTGGTCGTGTAGCCGAGTCGTCGATTTTTTCAGGATCATCGTTTCCTTCTTCGAGTTTTGGTCAGCTTGTTCGTTATCTCGTTaagttttttcaatgatattGGATAATCGACGGCGTTTGTACAGGTTCATGCTGGCTCGATTTAAATTGTAAGTCGTAAGAACTTATCGACGGTTTAATGTACAAAGTTTTGGTCGCGAAAGTACCATCGTTGATGGATAAGACGTAGCGGGACATAACATTAGCCTCTTAACCCCTCGACAGGGGTAAACGCATATGCAAAACGCGACTGTTCTCCGATATCACGGtgtaattatattactataattttcGGACGTATGATTACAGCCATGCAAAAGATTCTGGCGGAAAATTATTCTATAGACACtttctaataatatatacatatatatttttgtagagtTATGAAGATTTGAATGTGCTTAAAAAGTAGTTAAAACGAATCTAACATCCATCATGCATATATCAAATTTTTGCAGAAGTTATTTAGCTGTCTTAAAGAAACTGGAAGATATTTGACAAAATCGATGTGTGCGTTGTCTGAACACGTTTAAATATGTAGCTATACAGATTTCGGGAACTTTGCATGTTTGGCTTCGAGACATAAGAATGCTATTGTGTTTGTCAAACAGAAATTTTGTAGTCTGCTATGTCTTATTCTGAAATcgtgtatttaaaaattgttaaataatgcCGTCGGTGAACGAGCCACGAAAATGAACCATCTTGAAAATCCCGCCATTAAGTTAAGCAATGACTAAAAACGGCTACGTGTATGTACACAGTATTGCTTTTGTAATTTCGCGTTTCTGTGTCCCCCTTAACGTCTCGTTTACATTTCCACTGTTTTGCGACGCTGCGCAGCACCTTAAACATATTGTTGATAAAAAGAAACAGCGGTAAATATCTCGCTATCTAATGCAAAAACAAAACAGCGTTTACTACTCCTAAATGTCTTGTTGAACCTGTGATGTTTCGCGAAATTACAGAAGCTGTTGTCGTATTACGAACGTACCTACATCCGGTCAGCCAAACTTTGACTGCTTGTtacttaaaattaaagttagtgtaatataaattttatttccaaataatgattattaataataattattcgaagaatCGGAACGAACGAAATTTCAATAACTCTACGCACTTGATGTCTGACGCAATATTTTCTTTGATCCGGTTGTAATTACAAGTGATTATAcatacctatatatatatataagcaaTAATGTAAAATCCTTCGTTGACTAATTACGTGTTTCAACACGTATTCGAAGAGCCATTAAGAGTAAGTTTTGCAAAACATGCTGAGAAATGTCTAGCAGcgagttatttaatttttagtaaattatattttttacagcgGCCGCTATGCGGTCGAGGAGCGTGACAGACCTAAGTATACGCACGATTATTGACGCACTTTACATGAAAGTCAGCGTTTCCTGTAAATTTTTAGAAGGCTGGATTTAAACAAAACCACACTGCGCTAAGCAGTGTCACATACATATCATTCCTCGCGGAACAAATCAACTATAGGTGtgataatgatatatatatatatatatatatatatatatatatatatatatatatatatatttaaataaattataaattataaatataaatatacataaaaatataaatataaatataaatataaatataaatataaatatatatattgaagaaagtatatgtatattatatgaaaaatgcAGAAGCGtacgtatatatgtaaatatatctaTGTTAAAGAACACAATTGTTACTAGCCTGTTAAATGAAATCGTGGTATTCATTTAATTGTTCATTCCCCTTTCATGGTTATTGATTTCCCCGaactttttattacttttctattaatcCTGTCAATTTTACAGGATCTTTCAGTCGTAAAAGTTTAATcagctttttaataatttgttttctaCGAATTCggtattttatgtaaattctgCAGAACTGTGAAACTATCAATGAATGAGTTACAGGTTTAAGTCGTCAGgatactatttattatattattaagctattcaaataataaataacgaataaaagtaatcattttttatattctttttcataAATTCACTATTCATAAGAAAAACATAAAGCAATAACGCGATAATCCTATCCAAGTTAATTTTCCAAATTAGCCATTTCAAAGAGATTTATTTTCCTCGCTGAAAGtatcattatataaaaaataaagcgAATCTTTCATTAGACACCATTCAAGCCTTTAACCacagatatttattgaaatataaattcaaattcaattttcagtaACTGATTTCAAAGACAAACTTGTATGTTGTGTCAAGCGTTCTAACATACTCTGATAAAAATATGCTAAGTTACTAACTAAATTGAACTCTAAAATACGGTGGAccctttaataattaatatattttagattttgtGCATCTAAACATCTATGGAttcataataatcattttttgatAATACTGAAAGTCGGGATTGCCGTGAGCCGCGTCGCCACTGTCGCTTTCGATGGCGAGCCCAAGTGGTGGAAGAACCGCCTTTTTAAAACCAGCTGACGAGATGTTACGTCAGTTGGTCGGTATCCGTTACCATTGGGTGCCTGTTATTGTTGTCGGCGTTGATCGTTTCGCGAGACTCTCCGATCGTTTCCTTTTTCCGTAATTCAAACGCATCGACAGTCATCATGTCGAATATCGACGACTATTACCTGACCGTGCTTCGTTTAGTGAAGGAGGCTGGCTCAGTAAGTAAGGGTTTCTCATCGACAAAATCGACGACAACAAAGGAACAACCGCACGCAGTATTAAGTTATTCTTGGCTGATAGCGAGTCTCGTTTATCGATTTTGCTGTTTCGGATTTCAATCAAGTTTTCGGACACAAAGGGTGCCTCGctgtatatatttcttttggATAGAACCGTTTTGTATTGTGTCGTTCAACTGgcttttaatacaaaattatttcacaGTACAAGGAATCGTGAATTTGTTTTTAGATAATTACAACAAACGTGatgtcaatattaattaaaacattatcgATACAAATACTTAAAAACGCGAATTGTTTTATTCATGATCAGGCATAGTTGTTTTATTACAAGCCTGTTTTTTTTCCTTAATGGTAGTGTAGGTAATGATATTAGTAATGATATTAGAAGTCACTTGCTTGACTTCCGAGAAACGAATTAGATAAAATAACACCTCTGGTGGGCTTTACGTTGCAATAATCGAGCGTGACTTATATTTATAACCTATAATTCTAATGTATTTTGTATtgcaaataaatatgaaattgctAAATGTATATTGTTAATACTTGTATGGAACAATACACTCTTTGGCATTTTTTCTTATATCATATTGTTCTTCTCTTCCGATGAAATAAACGGATATCCCtaaatggaaaatttgaaataccATTTACTTGTTTTCAAAATATGatgaaataaagttaaaaatgtTCGTCACAGaattattgttttctattactaaaaCATTTACTGGTTGGTTTGTATACTAAATCGATCGCTGTGaatatatatggttttaaataatgtattgtgatgtttttatttgaatttataatcttTGAATAACATCATTCAAATTTGCAAGCTTTTTTTGAAGTTtctaaaataatgtaaatatttgaataaaatttaaacgtttgcagatcgtcagggaaaaaatcaatCAGCCTAAAGATCCGATGATTAAAACATGTGAGGTCGATCTTGTCACCGAATGGGACCAAAAGGTCGAGGAACTATTAGTGGCCGGTATATCCTCCAAATTTCCAGATCATAAGTACGTTTACCCAATTTAAAACTTTTTAGTTAATTTTGTTGTGTATACGTGTTGCCAATGTTTAGGAAATTTCGCTCCTGTAAATGACATTATACATAGTGCAGTTTAACAGAGCGAGTTGTCACACATTTAAGcattttttttgaaattgaaaatttctaattttcgtatataaacagtaaaaattcgattgagtaaattattaaaaaatttgttgatGTTTTAGATGTTTtagatgttaaaaatattatcgacGCATATACAATTGTTTAGCgatgtaaatttgaaaataacgtaataaatattCTCATTTTCACGTTACCGACAACCGTATCATACCATCATttgaaactttttataaaaGCGTTTATCGATTTTATCACGCAACGTATCACCAATTTCTATAATGAAATTCTCCTATCAATTACTACGAGAGTATAtcatgtaattttgtaattggtAAATTGCTCCTTATTGAATCCTCATGTATGCATCCACATACACCATAATTTACACTTGACCATCAAAACATTCGACGCAATGTATCCCACTTATAGTCATGAGTTTCGAGCAGGGTCCAATGATATGTTTGTATGGAATTTTCCACTCGCAGGAAAATTCTAGAAGTATCAAAACACATTGCAAACTTCTGGAAACAGTTATacgtttttgaaaatttttttaattctttattttccatgaaattccTATGGgaagaaaaaattgtttgtttagtagctctttcttctgtttttcataatattcgtttaaaataataataacaacaacaacaataataataataataataataataataataataataataataataatattaacgaaatatatttttgtagatttattGGCGAGGAAGAAAGTTCACTTGGTGCGAAAATTGAATTAACAGACGCCCCTACATGGATTATAGATCCAATAGATGGTACGATGAATTTCGTACACGGTTTACCGCACACGTGCATATCAATTGCATTAGTTATCAACAAAGTTACAGAAATTGGAGTTGTTTACAATCCGATTTTAGAACAGTTATTCACAGCTCGTAAGGGACAAGGTGCTTTTTTGAATGGGGCTCCTATTCAAGTGTCTGGGGAGAAAGGtatgtaaattttgtattttcctcATTTTCTTTTGATCAATTGTTATGttgtattaaattctttatttattctttttttgtaGAATTACGTAAAGCTCTTGTAATGATGGAAATGGGCACTAGCAGAGACCCTGAGAAAATGGAAGTTGTATTGAAAAATGCAAACAATCTTCCCCCTCAAGTTCATGGGTAGAAcatcttatatttttttatatttttaaaacttgttgtatttcttataaGTAAAACAACGTCTAATTTACAACTttgaaaatctattttataaTCAGAAGAATATATATTgattgaaacaaatttatttcttttagaatACGTGCTTTAGGATCTGCTGCTTTGAATATGTGCATGGTTGCTCTGGGTGGAGCAGATGTTTCTTTCGAGTTTGGTATTCATGCTTGGGATGTTGCAGCTGGTGATATTATTGTTAGGGAAGCTGGTGGAGTATGCATAGATCCCGAtggtaattgtttttattacaatttaatatttgaaataaaataattttcgaagTATAAATTTACTTTTGAATCATCaacatttgattttttattgtagGCAGTCCATTTGACTTAATGAGCAGACGAGTTCTGTGCGCATCGACAATAGAATTAGCACAATCATTAGCCGAAATACTGGTCCAGTATTATCCCGCGCGTGACTGAGAAACACGCTGATAAAATGCTAAAGCAACGCAAGAATTATCAATGTTGATGACCTATGCGCCAAATAATGTACATGCTTAGTGtacgtaaattttttatttcttcagtcTATATATCTAAAAGGTATTATTGGAactgtaatatgaaaatatttgtttttttttgcagGCATTTAAGGtttttaaactaaaataataaatataaatgtttaaagaatgtacttatattttactttattacatAAACATTTGAGACAGTGATGACAATATGTTTAAGAGATATATgaataaatctaaattaaatataaattatcacaCATATGGTAAGAAAAATGCTTAAAAACGTTCCATACTGGTGACGCGGATAATGTAgtctacaaaaatttaatttctttattactaGATATAAAATGCTGTATCAAAGTGCAAtgcgaaataaatttatttatcccATTACGTATATGTGTAATTTATTGTGATGATTGTTATAGTACTTTTCACATGTAAAActtgtttgtttatattaaaactatgttcaAAGATTTTGGTTTATAGTCATCTGAAAACTGAAGGCCAACAATATTAGTATTACGTTTTGTTCAATGTTACCTATATTCGAGTATATACACACCACGGCATTTATACActtctaaaatatattacggTAGCTTAGAATTCAGCACACACATGTACCTTACCTGTTTACATACTTACGGTTTTATTAATCTCAATGAAACATTAAGACAAACCTCTCTGctgttacaaatttaattaaatatttggtGATCCCTTTTGTGACAGTCGTCATTTTATATACAAGAAGTCAAGCAGCTGCTGCGAGGATTTCACCCCATTTCCTTTGTCATCAGTGCTTTCCACCAACTGATTTCATCATCTCTTCCATTGCCTCCCCTCCTCACAGGGAGGGCTACAAGTGAAACATTACCAAATTGCcaattagaaaactataaaactaatgtaagtttcattgtattcaattttattttagtattttaaaaaatccccGTAATATCTAATTGCTCTTTTTATTCTTGCAACTGAACAAATCCTTTTTTTACAAACTTTAGAAGGGCAGACTAAATACTCATGCTTTACGAGATACGACATTAAAGTAAACCAAATTCcaacatgtatttattttttctatatctTTTTAAGATATCACTTTGTAATTCTCTACGAAAATTATGTACGACGACTTAGTGTACGTATGAGACAAATTTGCTCTGCCTTCGAGGAGATAGAATACAATTTTATGCAGACTTTGATTCGTAATAGAGGTCGTTTAATGAAAAACGGATATACTAAATATCCCATAAGGCAGTCCCCCAAGAATACCTTGCAACGGGATCGGCGTTAAAAGCCCACATAGGTCCACCCGCACTTAACGATGCTTTGAATCGAAGACTCATCTGAAACATAAGCAGCCTCGTACAATATTGCCACGTAAAAATATATACCACGAACCACTCAAACAGCATTGATGTTCTGCTGTATCATACTTAAAAATGAATAACGCAacgattaaataaaagaaaaaaaaggaaaatttataAAGCTAGAATGCAGAATCGTATGCCATGGACATAATCGTTAAAACGAAAATATCGGTTTTTGTGACAAATAATACGATTACTATTGTTATATGATTATTGTGTGTTAAGTAATTTCGTTGCTGTATTTAAACTATCCGTTGGTAAATATTCCAGACCTCTATTTTTCAGTgcaaatatatacattattattttctcATATTTCTTTACATTGTCACCTAAATAAATGCAACGTCAGATGTGAAAATGAATtagtattttgtgaaactaacggTCAATTAGTGATTGAGTGTTAACATAGCAacttattttacaacattttctGAAACACATGTTATCTACCTATTATACCTCGTTACTAGATACGAAACGGATTacagtttgtttctttttaaatatattataactacGGCACGTGCTTCTATATGCACGGGAGATGCGCGCGATTATTTATATTAGTCATTAAGActgaaagtataaaatacagGGCTCGTTTCTCATTCAGTTAAGCATGTGTCGTTTTATTTCAAGTAACCTACTTACTATACAATTTGTATCTTTTTCCTCTGTCAGTACAAGTCTCTTTGATTTACTAAGAGACTCCAAATGCCATGCATGCGCACATTTCAATGCCAACAAAGAAAAACACG comes from Nomia melanderi isolate GNS246 chromosome 7, iyNomMela1, whole genome shotgun sequence and encodes:
- the LOC116424151 gene encoding inositol monophosphatase 1 isoform X2, with amino-acid sequence MSNIDDYYLTVLRLVKEAGSIVREKINQPKDPMIKTCEVDLVTEWDQKVEELLVAGISSKFPDHKFIGEEESSLGAKIELTDAPTWIIDPIDGTMNFVHGLPHTCISIALVINKVTEIGVVYNPILEQLFTARKGQGAFLNGAPIQVSGEKELRKALVMMEMGTSRDPEKMEVVLKNANNLPPQVHGIRALGSAALNMCMVALGGADVSFEFGIHAWDVAAGDIIVREAGGVCIDPDGSPFDLMSRRVLCASTIELAQSLAEILVQYYPARD
- the LOC116424151 gene encoding inositol monophosphatase 1 isoform X1; protein product: MSNIDDYYLTVLRLVKEAGSVSKGFSSTKSTTTKEQPHAIVREKINQPKDPMIKTCEVDLVTEWDQKVEELLVAGISSKFPDHKFIGEEESSLGAKIELTDAPTWIIDPIDGTMNFVHGLPHTCISIALVINKVTEIGVVYNPILEQLFTARKGQGAFLNGAPIQVSGEKELRKALVMMEMGTSRDPEKMEVVLKNANNLPPQVHGIRALGSAALNMCMVALGGADVSFEFGIHAWDVAAGDIIVREAGGVCIDPDGSPFDLMSRRVLCASTIELAQSLAEILVQYYPARD